A genomic region of Nitrospira sp. contains the following coding sequences:
- the hypD gene encoding hydrogenase formation protein HypD: protein MKYVDEFRDRAVAEALAERIKKTICQPWTIMEVCGGQTHAIVRFGLDSLLPKDLTLVHGPGCPVCVTSVSLIDQAVCLASLPRVIFCSFGDMLRVPGSQGDLFGVKAAGGDVRIIYSPLDALELARKNPDREVICFAVGFETTAPAWAMAASQAKQSGVTNFSLLIAHVLVPPAMEAILSSPKNRIQGFLAAGHVCTVMGYEEYEAIAQRYRVPIVVTGFEPLDVLEGVAMLVSQLEEGRVEVENQYVRSVSREGNLPARTIVDEVFEPVSRSWRGIGEIQASGLRLKPVYGAYDAEVKFQRELAQLSVGIEDPECQSGLVLQGLLKPMDCPAFGVRCTPEQPLGAPMVSSEGACAAYYRYRSHATSKV, encoded by the coding sequence ATGAAGTACGTGGATGAATTTCGTGATCGTGCCGTGGCAGAGGCTTTGGCGGAGAGGATCAAGAAGACGATATGCCAGCCTTGGACGATCATGGAGGTGTGCGGGGGGCAGACCCATGCGATCGTGCGGTTCGGTCTCGATAGCCTGTTGCCGAAAGATCTGACGTTGGTCCACGGACCAGGCTGTCCGGTCTGTGTGACGTCGGTGTCGTTGATCGACCAGGCGGTCTGTCTCGCATCCTTGCCTCGGGTGATCTTCTGCTCGTTCGGCGACATGTTGCGCGTTCCCGGCTCCCAGGGTGACTTGTTCGGCGTGAAGGCGGCAGGCGGGGATGTGCGGATCATCTATTCGCCGTTGGATGCGCTCGAACTGGCTCGCAAGAATCCTGATCGAGAAGTCATTTGTTTCGCGGTGGGATTTGAAACCACTGCCCCAGCCTGGGCCATGGCAGCCTCGCAGGCGAAGCAGTCAGGGGTCACCAACTTCAGCCTGCTGATCGCCCATGTGCTGGTGCCTCCGGCAATGGAAGCGATCCTGTCGTCGCCGAAAAATCGCATCCAGGGTTTTCTTGCTGCTGGCCATGTCTGTACCGTGATGGGCTATGAGGAGTACGAGGCCATTGCCCAGCGATATCGAGTACCGATCGTCGTGACCGGGTTTGAGCCGCTCGATGTGCTCGAAGGCGTGGCGATGCTGGTGAGTCAGTTAGAGGAAGGGCGAGTTGAAGTCGAAAATCAGTACGTGCGATCCGTCAGCCGGGAGGGGAACCTACCAGCGAGGACCATCGTCGACGAAGTCTTTGAACCGGTGTCGCGCTCCTGGCGTGGCATTGGCGAAATTCAAGCAAGCGGCTTGCGCCTCAAGCCGGTCTACGGTGCCTACGACGCCGAAGTAAAGTTTCAACGTGAACTGGCGCAGCTTTCAGTAGGCATTGAAGATCCGGAATGCCAGAGCGGGCTGGTTCTCCAGGGATTGCTCAAGCCGATGGACTGTCCGGCCTTCGGGGTTCGTTGCACGCCGGAACAGCCGTTAGGTGCGCCGATGGTGTCGAGTGAGGGAGCCTGTGCCGCCTATTATCGGTATCGCTCCCATGCCACTAGTAAGGTCTAG
- a CDS encoding cytochrome c — protein MGMLEVISLRWRNMSLISRVLLLLMTLSCVNSAYAASEQMKGSPQTLREHYDLQEGKRLYEQYCRFCHGEQGKGKAFDVTPPPADLTSPAVQQKSDFELTQIIHGGEQGTAMGAWKWALSDKDKQNVLQYIRSLAR, from the coding sequence GTGGGAATGTTAGAGGTGATCAGCTTGAGGTGGAGGAATATGTCACTGATATCCAGGGTGTTGTTGCTCTTGATGACTTTGTCGTGTGTGAACTCGGCCTATGCTGCTTCGGAGCAGATGAAAGGAAGTCCGCAGACGCTGCGTGAACACTACGATCTCCAAGAAGGCAAACGCCTCTACGAGCAGTATTGCCGGTTCTGCCATGGTGAACAGGGGAAAGGGAAAGCCTTTGATGTGACTCCGCCACCGGCCGATCTCACCAGTCCCGCCGTTCAGCAGAAGTCAGATTTCGAGCTCACACAGATTATTCACGGGGGTGAGCAGGGCACCGCGATGGGGGCCTGGAAATGGGCGTTGTCTGACAAAGATAAGCAGAATGTCCTGCAGTACATCCGATCGTTGGCTCGCTGA
- a CDS encoding radical SAM protein, protein MKIEYSKGERASKELILLNRQQFEATSGRKMKVMLIFPPDWFPSEPYLSLPSLTAVLRQAGHTVIQKDINCEMWDWYFSEDFLKKVLRRVPQQLDRLRKLSKKRDLDVNEMDLQLALCDVTHQRMAKLIQNAEEAKRIIRSEQFYDIDKLEWSLQVFREVMSVISMVYSPARICMPPMETDLSYKVYVSSEVIDAVNDTQVNIYRDVFDHLVKPAIEAEKPDVIGISIVLQQQMFSTMTFCALIKQHFPHIHITIGGNTVTRLRDVLPQSPLFQYFDSAVVYEGETAFVQLVSAVGAKRSLAEVPNAIYKDETGVHTSSTSYAEDLAALPPPDFDGLPLEKYFVPTRILPYLATRGCYWGRCEFCDHGEGYTAGYRSKKIQDALADIQFLRDKYGTKHFHFTDESYPPALFRKLTRGLIESQMNITWTTHMRFEKSLLDQTVWQGAKESGCKYLHFGYESGVERVLQLMDKATTTEIMTKHLQLTADAGIWNHCMGFFGFPGETKEEAWQSVQFLEANKDHVHSLGFGTFDLGRHNPVAKHPEKWGVTAYKNPEWDLALDYYYTVKHGMSIEEAERVFEQFERNHNPGWDLRLYIREYIFLYISKFGLGKLQDLQYQKAKATGVTPTLAGKM, encoded by the coding sequence ATGAAGATCGAGTATTCTAAAGGTGAGCGGGCCTCTAAAGAACTCATCCTATTGAATCGCCAACAGTTCGAAGCCACCAGTGGCCGGAAGATGAAGGTCATGCTGATCTTCCCGCCCGATTGGTTTCCCTCGGAACCCTACCTAAGCCTTCCTTCTCTCACTGCCGTCCTCCGTCAGGCCGGCCATACGGTGATTCAAAAAGACATCAACTGTGAGATGTGGGACTGGTATTTCAGCGAGGACTTTTTGAAGAAGGTTCTTCGCCGGGTGCCACAGCAACTTGATCGGCTGCGGAAGCTCTCGAAGAAGCGGGATCTCGATGTCAACGAGATGGATCTGCAGCTGGCGCTCTGCGACGTGACCCATCAGCGGATGGCGAAGTTGATCCAGAATGCTGAAGAGGCGAAGCGGATTATACGAAGTGAACAGTTCTATGATATCGATAAGTTAGAATGGTCACTTCAAGTCTTTCGTGAAGTGATGTCGGTGATCTCGATGGTCTATTCCCCGGCGAGAATCTGCATGCCGCCTATGGAGACGGATCTCTCGTACAAGGTCTATGTCTCCTCTGAAGTGATCGATGCGGTGAACGATACACAGGTGAATATCTACCGTGATGTGTTCGACCATCTGGTGAAGCCGGCGATCGAGGCAGAGAAACCAGATGTCATCGGTATCTCGATTGTCCTGCAGCAACAGATGTTCTCGACGATGACTTTCTGTGCCCTTATCAAGCAGCACTTCCCCCACATCCACATCACCATCGGCGGCAATACGGTGACGCGCTTGCGAGATGTGTTGCCCCAGTCGCCGCTGTTCCAGTACTTCGACAGTGCGGTGGTCTATGAAGGGGAGACGGCGTTTGTGCAACTGGTCTCGGCGGTGGGAGCGAAGCGGAGTCTGGCTGAGGTGCCGAACGCCATCTACAAAGACGAGACCGGGGTCCATACGTCATCGACCAGTTATGCGGAGGATCTCGCAGCGCTGCCGCCGCCGGACTTTGATGGCTTGCCGCTGGAGAAGTATTTCGTGCCGACGAGGATTCTGCCCTATCTCGCCACGCGCGGCTGCTATTGGGGCCGGTGCGAATTCTGTGACCATGGCGAGGGCTATACGGCCGGTTACCGGTCGAAGAAGATACAGGATGCGCTCGCGGATATTCAGTTTCTGCGCGATAAATATGGCACCAAGCACTTCCACTTTACCGACGAATCTTACCCGCCGGCGTTATTTCGTAAGCTCACGCGCGGGTTGATCGAGAGCCAGATGAACATCACCTGGACCACTCACATGCGGTTTGAAAAGAGTTTGCTGGATCAGACGGTATGGCAGGGTGCGAAGGAGTCGGGGTGCAAGTATCTCCACTTCGGTTATGAGTCTGGCGTCGAGCGAGTGCTGCAGCTGATGGATAAGGCGACTACGACTGAGATCATGACGAAGCATCTGCAGCTCACGGCCGATGCGGGCATTTGGAACCACTGTATGGGCTTCTTCGGTTTTCCAGGCGAGACGAAGGAAGAGGCCTGGCAATCGGTGCAATTTCTTGAGGCAAACAAGGACCATGTGCATTCCCTGGGCTTCGGCACCTTTGACCTGGGTCGGCACAACCCGGTCGCCAAGCATCCGGAGAAATGGGGGGTGACCGCCTATAAGAATCCCGAATGGGATCTGGCCCTCGATTACTACTACACGGTGAAACATGGGATGAGTATTGAGGAGGCGGAGCGTGTATTCGAGCAGTTCGAGCGAAACCATAATCCCGGCTGGGATCTACGCCTGTACATCCGGGAATACATCTTTCTCTACATTTCAAAATTTGGTTTAGGAAAGCTCCAGGATCTGCAATATCAAAAGGCTAAAGCGACCGGAGTGACACCGACGCTAGCTGGGAAGATGTGA
- a CDS encoding CBS domain-containing protein: MRLAQYFEHAYDSKTLTVRHIMEGAVCTVSPETRGIVIAEIMAERNFGAVPVVERDSTLVGLVSEFDLLRAIDEGKDLRHIMAEDMMTRHVVTVTEDMLVQDFIKLLQQQHLIRTPVVKGNMLVGIATRRDAVFAYVKAMAPYWSPRKGGDM; the protein is encoded by the coding sequence ATGAGACTGGCGCAGTATTTCGAGCATGCCTATGACTCGAAAACGCTCACGGTGCGACACATCATGGAGGGGGCGGTCTGTACGGTGAGTCCTGAAACCAGGGGGATCGTGATTGCCGAGATCATGGCCGAGCGGAATTTTGGGGCGGTGCCCGTCGTGGAACGCGATTCAACCCTCGTCGGTCTGGTGTCTGAATTCGACCTGCTACGAGCCATTGACGAGGGAAAAGATCTTCGCCATATCATGGCCGAAGACATGATGACGAGACATGTCGTGACGGTGACCGAAGACATGCTGGTGCAGGATTTTATCAAGCTCCTTCAACAGCAACACCTTATCCGAACTCCGGTTGTGAAGGGGAACATGTTGGTCGGGATCGCCACGAGACGGGATGCGGTGTTCGCCTATGTGAAGGCGATGGCCCCATACTGGAGCCCGAGGAAGGGTGGAGATATGTAA
- a CDS encoding response regulator transcription factor, whose protein sequence is MNRPRILMADDHAIVLAGLRKLVEAEGEVVGMVEDGRALVEAAQQLRPDIVLLDISMPLLNGLDAARQISKLVPESKLIFLTMHATPTYATEAFKAGASGYLIKRSAAVELKQAIQAVMRGQHYMTPLITKDVLAATLQSPDGQFNKPLVTSLTQRQREVLQLVAEGKGTKAIASILNISVKTVEFHKFRIMSELDLHSTAELVKYAIAEGLVSVVS, encoded by the coding sequence ATGAATCGGCCCCGCATTCTGATGGCTGATGATCACGCCATTGTCCTGGCTGGACTTCGGAAACTGGTGGAAGCCGAGGGCGAGGTGGTTGGTATGGTGGAGGACGGACGAGCCTTAGTGGAAGCGGCGCAGCAGCTTCGTCCCGACATCGTGTTGCTAGACATCTCAATGCCGTTGCTCAACGGACTCGATGCAGCGCGCCAAATAAGTAAGCTCGTGCCGGAGAGCAAGCTCATCTTCCTGACCATGCACGCCACCCCTACCTATGCGACCGAAGCCTTTAAGGCCGGAGCCTCCGGCTATCTGATAAAGCGGTCCGCCGCCGTGGAGCTCAAGCAAGCTATCCAGGCGGTGATGCGAGGACAACACTACATGACTCCGCTCATCACGAAAGATGTCTTGGCAGCGACACTCCAATCTCCGGATGGTCAGTTCAATAAGCCGTTGGTGACCTCCCTTACACAACGGCAACGGGAGGTGTTACAGCTTGTGGCCGAGGGAAAAGGTACCAAGGCCATCGCCTCGATTCTGAACATTTCCGTAAAAACCGTGGAGTTTCACAAGTTCCGCATTATGAGTGAGCTCGATCTGCACTCGACGGCCGAGCTCGTCAAATACGCAATTGCCGAAGGCCTTGTGAGTGTGGTGTCGTAG
- the hypE gene encoding hydrogenase expression/formation protein HypE, whose protein sequence is MTLHDNKPFEPACPLPISAKNTVQLAHGGGGRLMQELIQDVFVRAFHNPMLAPLHDGATWPVEKGTLAFTTDSYVVRPLFFPGGDIGSLAVNGTINDLAMCGAKPLYLSAGFILEEGLSMDVLQRVVNSMAEAARAAGVPIVTGDTKVVDRGKGDEIFINTAGVGFVPAGVRVLPTLIQPGDAILVSGDLGSHGVAVLSVREGLTFEGDIKSDSAPLHHIVADLLESGIDIHCLRDLTRGGLASVLNELAVAAKVGMTVEEPVIPVSEPVRGACELLGLDPLYVANEGRFVAIVPALQAEAALAVMRRHKAASLAAHIGTVTDRNPPMVILQTVIGTHRVLDLLSGEQLPRIC, encoded by the coding sequence ATGACTCTGCATGACAACAAACCATTTGAACCGGCTTGCCCACTGCCGATCTCGGCAAAGAACACCGTGCAGCTTGCACATGGTGGCGGCGGTCGCCTCATGCAGGAGTTGATTCAAGACGTCTTCGTGCGGGCCTTTCATAATCCTATGCTGGCGCCACTCCACGACGGCGCAACGTGGCCCGTCGAGAAAGGCACGCTTGCCTTCACCACGGATTCCTATGTGGTGCGTCCGCTGTTTTTCCCTGGGGGTGACATCGGGAGTTTGGCGGTCAATGGCACGATCAATGATCTGGCCATGTGTGGCGCCAAGCCGCTGTATCTGAGCGCGGGATTCATCCTTGAAGAGGGCCTCAGTATGGACGTGCTCCAGCGAGTCGTGAACTCCATGGCCGAGGCGGCGCGAGCGGCAGGTGTGCCGATCGTGACAGGCGACACGAAGGTGGTGGATCGCGGCAAGGGCGACGAGATCTTCATTAATACAGCGGGGGTTGGTTTTGTCCCAGCCGGCGTCCGCGTGTTGCCGACGTTGATCCAACCGGGCGATGCCATTCTCGTGAGCGGTGACCTCGGTTCTCACGGTGTGGCGGTGCTCAGTGTGCGGGAAGGACTCACGTTCGAGGGCGACATCAAAAGCGATTCAGCACCGTTGCATCACATCGTGGCGGACTTACTCGAGAGCGGCATCGATATCCATTGTCTGCGCGATCTCACTCGTGGTGGGCTGGCTAGCGTGTTGAACGAACTGGCCGTTGCAGCAAAGGTCGGGATGACGGTGGAAGAACCTGTCATTCCGGTGAGCGAACCGGTGCGTGGAGCCTGCGAGCTGTTGGGGCTCGATCCACTCTATGTGGCGAACGAGGGACGCTTCGTCGCGATCGTACCGGCTCTACAAGCCGAAGCCGCGCTCGCTGTGATGCGCCGGCACAAGGCAGCCAGCTTGGCGGCTCACATCGGGACGGTGACAGATCGCAATCCTCCGATGGTTATCTTACAGACTGTTATTGGCACGCATCGTGTTCTGGATCTATTGTCGGGCGAGCAACTGCCTCGCATCTGTTAG
- a CDS encoding prohibitin family protein codes for MKQSSIIRLLLVLIPLLMTLQSCSSTVYPGSRGLRWSPLSSGLAKEPLKEGIYWRAPWNDVLVYDTRWKSFREKVDALTADDLPVTVYATITMRPAPDEIYFLAQEVGPEWYKQLVHPQLLSAVRGVVANYSMVTLPERSSEIGNKIEAVVVETLKGRHLDVYNVALSEMEFSQMVLRAIEQKQAKEQEKEQKDFEVVIAQRNAEIARIQAKGEGDSLKIRAEGESDSMKIRAVGQAQAQEVITKTLTPDYLKFKLYENPNSKTIIVPEKLNVPLILSPGADHPR; via the coding sequence ATGAAACAGTCTTCGATCATTCGTCTGCTTCTTGTTCTGATCCCGCTACTAATGACCCTTCAGAGTTGCAGTAGTACGGTGTATCCAGGAAGTCGCGGGCTACGGTGGTCTCCCCTTAGCAGTGGATTAGCGAAAGAACCGCTCAAGGAAGGAATCTACTGGCGGGCGCCGTGGAATGACGTTTTGGTCTACGACACGCGATGGAAAAGCTTCCGGGAAAAAGTCGATGCCTTGACTGCAGATGATCTGCCAGTCACGGTCTACGCGACCATCACGATGCGCCCAGCACCCGATGAAATCTACTTTCTGGCGCAGGAAGTCGGGCCTGAGTGGTACAAGCAACTCGTGCACCCCCAACTCTTGTCGGCTGTCCGTGGGGTCGTCGCCAACTATTCGATGGTGACACTTCCGGAGCGCAGCAGCGAAATCGGCAATAAGATCGAAGCCGTCGTCGTCGAAACACTGAAAGGTCGCCATTTGGATGTCTACAACGTGGCGCTTTCCGAAATGGAATTCTCCCAGATGGTCTTGCGGGCCATCGAACAAAAGCAGGCCAAGGAGCAGGAGAAGGAGCAGAAGGACTTCGAGGTGGTCATTGCCCAGCGCAATGCGGAGATTGCCAGGATTCAGGCCAAGGGCGAGGGTGATTCCTTGAAGATTCGGGCGGAAGGCGAATCCGACAGCATGAAGATCCGCGCCGTGGGGCAGGCGCAGGCGCAGGAAGTCATCACCAAAACGCTGACGCCGGATTATTTGAAGTTCAAGCTCTATGAAAACCCTAATTCCAAGACCATCATCGTACCCGAAAAGCTCAATGTTCCACTGATTCTGAGTCCTGGCGCCGATCACCCGCGATAG
- a CDS encoding universal stress protein yields MLAQEAVKLEKVGYRIRQFPCVGPAAEEIMKVVNREQPDLIVTGAKGRSAVMRFLQGSVSMQLA; encoded by the coding sequence TTGCTCGCGCAGGAGGCAGTCAAACTTGAAAAAGTCGGGTACCGCATCAGGCAGTTTCCCTGTGTGGGGCCAGCTGCTGAGGAGATCATGAAAGTGGTGAATCGCGAACAGCCGGATCTGATCGTGACAGGGGCCAAAGGGCGAAGTGCAGTGATGCGCTTTCTCCAGGGCAGCGTCTCGATGCAACTCGCCTAA
- a CDS encoding VacJ family lipoprotein: MNTTAAYGPTCFRRCEYGIFLVVLLIVLSGCAAHKGSTNLLPSTIEQSARPVLLADANPKDLPSEAPIHDASSEEPLDPFSKPGDEAGDEYDPWEPLNSKVFEFNRQLDRWVLKPVAKGYNFIVPNVVQVGVSNIFYNSRATPRFLNNMFQGKFTGAGIEVGRFLINTTVGIGGFFDVAQHYFKLTTPEEDTGQTLGFYGVPPGPYLMIPILGPYTVRDLAGYAGDIALNPIYWLILPTMHNIDSIPTVVSIDERAATYAISIGARATEVVNERSLNLEKFQGVEESTLDLYAAVRNAYLQKRAKAIRE, translated from the coding sequence ATGAATACAACAGCTGCGTATGGGCCGACCTGTTTCAGACGATGTGAATATGGAATTTTTCTTGTCGTCTTGTTGATCGTGCTCTCCGGTTGCGCCGCACACAAGGGCTCGACCAACTTACTCCCCTCCACCATCGAGCAGAGCGCTCGGCCAGTTCTTCTGGCTGATGCCAATCCCAAAGATCTCCCGTCAGAAGCACCGATCCACGACGCGTCTTCTGAAGAGCCACTCGATCCGTTTTCTAAACCAGGCGATGAGGCGGGCGACGAGTACGATCCGTGGGAACCGCTGAACAGTAAGGTATTTGAATTCAACCGGCAGCTTGATCGCTGGGTGTTGAAGCCAGTCGCGAAGGGGTACAACTTCATCGTGCCGAATGTTGTCCAGGTGGGCGTCAGCAATATTTTCTACAATAGCCGTGCGACCCCACGATTCCTGAATAATATGTTTCAGGGAAAATTCACAGGAGCTGGAATTGAAGTCGGGCGATTTCTCATTAATACGACGGTCGGGATCGGCGGATTTTTCGATGTGGCCCAACATTACTTCAAGCTGACGACACCGGAGGAAGATACTGGACAAACGCTCGGATTTTATGGCGTTCCACCAGGTCCCTATCTCATGATACCGATTCTGGGACCATATACGGTTCGAGATCTTGCCGGCTATGCCGGAGACATCGCCCTCAATCCGATTTACTGGCTCATCCTGCCGACCATGCATAACATCGATTCGATTCCGACAGTGGTCTCCATCGATGAGCGGGCGGCCACGTATGCCATATCGATTGGCGCACGCGCGACTGAAGTCGTCAACGAACGCTCCTTGAATCTGGAAAAGTTTCAGGGGGTGGAAGAATCGACGCTCGACCTCTATGCTGCGGTCCGAAACGCCTATCTCCAAAAACGAGCCAAGGCCATCCGAGAATAG
- a CDS encoding PAS domain S-box protein: MTPKVAKKERWVRARLLSQAPHAEDRQGKAVESAQDNFFAEAFRLSPHLIGITDLETGLCLEINDACLATFGFRRDEVIGKTTLILGIWPDPHDRARLIDRLKSEGSVRNLEVSTRMKDGELRQFLISTDVITLREKPCLLTIGNDITDRKRVEEVLRRTHEELEQRVQERTVDLERTHAAMRDSEARFRLFIEHVPAAIAMFDRNMRYLVASRRWMEDYQLAGGILGRSHYDELPEISLRWKEIHRRGLAGEILSADEDQFVRDDGSMQWMTWDVRPWYSGDEVGGIVIATEDVTARVEAQNALHEREGRSDQVIQLANFGIFDHDHRTGQMYWSPAMREIYGVRPDDPASFEGYVQLLHPEDRETVVLAIKQAQDPAGDDLFSVEHRVLHRDGSVRWVSFRSWTLFDNEGSERRPAQTLGAMIDITKRKQAEEALKISERRFASFMDNLHDFAWIKDAQGRYLYVNRLFEESLLKRLDWKEKTARELWPEEIAVQYELNDRKVWETRVPLHTVEPFVQDGEFRHALVSKFPIVDHKGAPVLLGGVAVDITERKQAEEALHRNQLELHQQQVQLEELTSKLLAAQEHERKRIARDLHDDVSQRLAALVLEVASLEHHPSTVPGELTRALAPLREQLEQLSDDVHTLAYRLHPSLLEHAGLRPAVEEHVHQVSRRTGLPIHLKMLDVPDAVPLDQATCLFRVMQESVQNVVKHAQATTVTVQLRGSSKGVGLSVIDNGKGFDSQDLRIHQQGLGLSSMEERLRQLHGFFRLQSRSSHGTKVCAWVPCKVEVS; the protein is encoded by the coding sequence ATGACACCCAAAGTCGCCAAAAAAGAGCGTTGGGTGAGGGCACGACTGCTTTCACAGGCACCTCACGCCGAAGATCGGCAAGGGAAGGCGGTCGAATCGGCACAAGACAATTTCTTCGCCGAAGCCTTCCGCCTCAGCCCTCACCTGATCGGTATTACAGATCTCGAGACAGGGCTCTGTCTCGAGATCAATGACGCCTGCCTAGCCACATTCGGCTTTCGCCGGGATGAAGTTATCGGAAAGACGACATTGATTTTGGGCATTTGGCCTGATCCTCATGATCGGGCCAGGCTCATCGATCGATTGAAATCTGAAGGGTCGGTCCGAAACCTTGAAGTGTCGACGCGGATGAAAGATGGGGAGCTGCGACAATTTCTCATCTCGACGGACGTGATTACTCTCAGAGAGAAGCCCTGCCTCCTGACGATCGGCAATGACATTACCGATCGCAAGCGGGTTGAGGAGGTGCTGCGTCGGACCCATGAAGAGTTGGAACAACGCGTCCAGGAAAGAACGGTCGACCTCGAGCGAACCCATGCAGCGATGCGGGATAGTGAGGCGCGCTTCCGTTTGTTCATCGAACATGTGCCGGCTGCTATTGCGATGTTTGACCGCAACATGCGTTATTTGGTGGCCAGTCGCCGGTGGATGGAAGACTATCAGCTTGCAGGGGGGATCCTCGGCCGATCGCACTACGACGAGCTTCCAGAGATTTCATTACGATGGAAAGAGATCCATCGTCGCGGACTGGCCGGAGAAATTCTGAGCGCAGATGAAGACCAGTTCGTTCGAGATGATGGCTCGATGCAGTGGATGACGTGGGATGTTCGCCCTTGGTATAGCGGCGATGAAGTAGGCGGAATTGTGATTGCCACGGAGGATGTGACGGCTCGTGTGGAGGCACAGAACGCCTTGCATGAAAGGGAGGGACGGTCCGACCAGGTCATTCAGTTGGCCAACTTCGGAATTTTTGATCATGACCATCGCACGGGGCAAATGTACTGGTCCCCTGCGATGAGAGAAATCTACGGAGTGAGACCCGATGATCCCGCGTCTTTCGAGGGGTATGTTCAGTTACTCCATCCGGAAGACCGTGAAACAGTTGTCCTGGCTATCAAGCAGGCCCAAGATCCTGCCGGTGATGATCTCTTCTCGGTGGAACACCGTGTGTTGCACCGCGATGGGAGTGTCAGGTGGGTGAGTTTTCGATCATGGACGCTATTCGACAACGAGGGGTCTGAGCGCCGCCCTGCTCAAACCTTGGGGGCGATGATCGATATTACCAAGCGCAAACAGGCCGAGGAAGCGCTGAAAATAAGCGAGCGCCGATTCGCATCCTTTATGGATAATTTGCACGACTTTGCCTGGATCAAAGATGCTCAGGGGCGGTATCTCTACGTCAATCGACTCTTTGAAGAATCTCTCCTCAAAAGATTAGATTGGAAAGAAAAGACTGCGCGTGAGTTGTGGCCTGAGGAGATCGCCGTACAATATGAGTTGAACGATCGGAAAGTGTGGGAGACCAGGGTCCCTCTGCACACAGTCGAGCCGTTCGTTCAGGATGGGGAGTTCCGGCACGCGCTTGTGAGCAAGTTTCCCATCGTCGATCATAAAGGAGCGCCGGTGTTGCTGGGAGGTGTCGCCGTCGATATCACCGAACGCAAACAGGCGGAAGAGGCGCTTCATCGCAACCAGCTGGAATTGCATCAGCAGCAAGTGCAATTGGAAGAACTGACGTCCAAGCTGCTGGCTGCGCAGGAGCATGAGCGAAAGCGAATCGCCCGTGATCTGCATGACGATGTCAGCCAGCGATTGGCCGCCTTGGTCTTGGAAGTCGCATCCTTGGAACACCACCCGTCTACGGTACCCGGTGAACTGACTCGAGCGCTAGCTCCACTTCGTGAACAGTTGGAGCAGCTTTCTGACGATGTGCACACACTCGCGTATCGGCTTCACCCTTCGCTCCTGGAGCATGCCGGATTGCGCCCGGCGGTTGAAGAGCATGTTCATCAGGTTTCTCGGCGCACGGGCTTGCCCATTCATCTGAAGATGCTTGATGTTCCGGATGCGGTGCCGCTTGATCAGGCGACCTGTCTTTTCCGTGTTATGCAGGAAAGCGTTCAAAATGTGGTGAAACATGCGCAGGCAACGACCGTGACGGTCCAGCTCCGAGGGTCATCAAAGGGGGTCGGTCTGTCCGTCATTGATAATGGGAAGGGATTTGATTCACAGGACCTGCGTATTCATCAACAAGGGCTGGGATTGAGCAGTATGGAGGAACGGCTGCGACAACTGCACGGGTTCTTCCGACTCCAATCTCGCTCATCTCACGGCACAAAGGTCTGTGCGTGGGTACCGTGCAAGGTGGAGGTCTCATGA